In Haloarcula limicola, the genomic stretch GATCGGAGAGGGGCCTGCTCGACGTCGAGGTTCTTCGCTCCGTCGTCGGGCGACACCGCCGCCCGACTGCCCGAGAGACCGACGGTCTCTCGCTGCTCAGAACCTCGCTGCTCACGGGTCACTCCGTTCCCCGCTCGCTTCCGAGATTTCGGAGAAATCCCGCTAGTCGTCCGCGCTCGCTTCCGCACCACCGCTCGCGACGACGTCGATCTCGCCGGCGTCGAGTTCCTCCTCGATCTCGCGGGCCGCCTGCACCATGTTCTCCATCTTGCCGTAGGCGACCTCGCGGGGCAGGAGTTTCACGCCGCAGTCCGGCGAGACGGTGAGTCGCTCCGGCGGAACGACCTCCAGTCCCTTCTTGATGTTCTCCTTTATCTCCTCGACGGACTCGACCTCGGCCGTGTGAGCGTCCAGAACACCCATCGCGAAGTCCTTCGTGAACTCGTGCTCCTTGAAGACGTCGAGCTGCTCGTAGTCGCCGTTGGCGAGTTCGAGGTCGTACTCGTGGACCGGGTACTCCAGAATCTCGGGGTAGATGCGCGAGTAGTCGCCGTAACAGACGTGCAGGCCGAGGCGGACGTCCTCGGGCACGTCGTCGACGATGCGTTCGAGGCACTCGCCGACGATGGCGTGGTCGTCCGGCGTCGTCGCCAGCGCCGGTTCGTCGATCTGGATGTAGCGCGCGCCGGCCTCGACCAGCGCCTCGATCTCCTCGTTGACGAGGTCGGCCAGCTCGTAGGCCAGTTCCTCCTCGCTGTCGTAGACCTCGTTGAACGACCAGTTGGCCAGCGTGTAGGGGCCGGTGATGGGCACCTTGACCGGGCGCTCGGCCACCTCGTCGGTGAACTCGAACTCCTCGACGAGCCACTGCTCGCCGTACTCGACCTCGTCGGCGACCGAGGGCTTATCGAAGTAGTTGTGGCCCCAGACCTTCACGCGGCCGTTGAACTCGTAGCCGTCGATGCGGTGGGCGAAGTACTCGACCATCTCGTTGCGGCGCATCTCGCCGTCGCAGATGACGTCGAGACCCGAGCGCTCGTGTTCGTGGGTGATGAGCCGCGAGGCGTCGTCTTTCGACTCCTCCCACTCGTCCTCGCCGAAGTCGGCGTCCCCGTCCTCGAACATCTCGCGGGCGCGGTCGTGCCACTTCGGCTTGGGGTAGGAGCCGACCACCGTGGTCAGTAGGAAGTGATCGTTCGGGTGATTCTCCGGTCGGAACTGCTCGCGTGGTCCAGTCATGGTTATGCCTCCACCTCCAGCGTCGTCGCGTTCGCAAGCGACTGTAGTTTATCCGCGAACTTGTTGACGGGAAGATAGAACAGCTCGGTGTTCGCGGTGGCGTAGACGGTGTCGTAGACGGTGTTGGTCTGCTGTTCGAACCAGTCGATGCGGTCGCGAATCGTCTCGGGCGCTTCGACGAGCGTGTTCTGTCCGTCGACGACGCCGAGCGCCACGTCGTCTTTCGTGCCGTACTCCTGGACGTTGTAGACGTTCTGGTCGTGGTTCGCTATCAGATCGAAGCCGATGGCCTCGACGTCTGCGTCCATCAGGTGGGCGTACACCTTCTCCTCGATCGCTCCCCAGTAGGTGTGCGCGACGACGTCGGCGTCGACGGCGTCGGCGACGGTGTCGATGGCCTCGCTGGCTCGTTCGTCCTCCCCGTCTTCGGGGGCGTTCTCGACCAGCGACGGTTCCAACAGGAACAGCGTCTCGACGTCGGGGAACTGCTCGGCCTCGCCGGCGAGGAAGTCGGCGATGGCGTCGAGGAAGGCGGCGTCGTCGCCGTAGTGCTCGTCCGTGGCGAGGTCCGCGAGCGAGTACGGGCCGGGCAGCACCGCCTGCAGCCCGTCGTCGACGAGTTCGGCGGCCGCGTTCAGGTCGGCGGCGACGTCGCCGTCGGCCGAGAGGTCGCCCTGCACGACCGGCTCTCGGTAGAAGTTGTTGTTGTCGTAGTAACGGACGATCCCGCGCGTCTCGACGCTGTCGTGGACCGCCAGCGGGTGAGCGAGCATGTCGTCCCACCGGAGCTGGCCCTCGACGACGCGGTCGAGCCCCGCTTCCTGCTGGAGCGAGACGACTTCCTCGCGGGCGCGGTCGTAGGCCTGCGTGATCTCTCCGCCCTCGTCACCGCTGATGAGGTCGGTCTTCTGGTGTCCCTTCAGATCGGACAGTTCGTCCTTGGCCCAGTCCGGCAGCGGGAACAGACCGGGGGTCGTGGCGACTATCTCTGTCATTGCGCCCGCCTACGAAATGACGGGCTTTAATATTTCCTATTCGAGAAAATGCCCTATGGTAATTACTGACGAGTGAACCGCAGGACGACGAGCTCCTCGTACGGATGCTTCTCGCTCGCGACCCGCTCGCTCGCTAGTCCGCGTTCGCGGCCGTACTCGCGGACGGCGTCGGGGTCGGTGAGGCTGCTGACGAGCAAGAGCGCCGCGCCGTCGGGCGCGAGGACGCGACCGACGGACGCCAGAAACGGGTCGACGAGGCGGCGACCGTCTTCGCCGCCCGAGAGGGCGTGTTCCATCCAGTCGTCCCACTCCTCCTCTTCCGGCGTCGGGAGATACGGCGGATTGAACGTCACGAGGTCGAAGACGCCGTCGCGGAACGGTTCGAGCAGGTCGCCGCGGACGACCCGCACGCCGTTTTCCCGGGCCTGCCGACACGCGAGCGGGTTCACGTCCGCGCCGACGCTCTCGGCCCCCGCCTCGGCCATCGTCGCCGCGACGTAGCCCGATCCGGTGCCCACGTCGAGGACCCTGTCGCCCGCGCCCACCCGCTCGGACGCCGCCCGCGCCAACAGATCGGAGTCCTCCGCCGGTTGATACACGGACTCCACGTCGCGCCGATCGGCCAGCGCGGGCCGACCGCCGGTGTGAGTCACGTCGTCCGGGCCTCCTGTGTCGTCTGCGTCGCTGGTTCGCTCACCCTCCCTCATCCTCACGCCTCCGGCTCGCCGACTTCGTAGGCCAACGTCGCCAGGTCGGCGAAGTCCGCCGGCGCGAGATTCCCGGCGCGGGCGCTCATCAGGTCCTCGTCGGCCGCCTCGACGACGGCGTCGGGGTCGCCCAGTCCCGAGATATGGGCGGTGTTCCGGACGGCGTTGCGCATCGTCTTCCGGCGCTGGGTGAACACCCCCTTCAGGAAGTCCATGAAGAAGGCGTCGTCGGGCACCGTGTACGCCGGTTCCCGCGGCGTCGTCCGCACGAGCGCGCTCGTCACGCGCGGCTGCGGGTCGAACGCCTCCTTGGGAACCGTCTCGACGACATCCACGTCGGCGTAGTGGCCCGCCGTCACGGAGAGGCGGCCGTAGTCGTCTGTGCCGGGCTCGGCGGCCATCCGCTCGGCGAACTCCCGCTGGAACATCAGGACGAGCGGTCGCTTCCGCGGGAGGAGTCGAAACGCGATCTCGGAGGACGCGCCGTAGGGGAGATTCGAGATGCTGGCCGTGAACTCCGGCAGCGAGACGTCGAGCGCGTCGCCTTCGCGGACGGTCAGCCGGTCCGCCGCTCGCTCGGCGGCGAACTCCTCGCGGAGGTGCGCCGCGAAGTCCGGGTCGCGTTCGACGACGGTCACCTCCTCGGCGTGGCCGAGCAAGCGGTCGGTCAGCGCGCCGGGACCGCCGCCGATCTCGAGGACGTGAGAGAGGTCTACGTCCGCTTCGACGGCGTACTCGGGGATGCGATCGAGCACTCGGTCGTCGACGAGGAAGTGCTGGTCCTGTCGGGTGTCGGCCCGCTTGCCCGCTCGGCGGACGAGCGCGTCGGGGTTGCGACGCCCGGTCTGCGTGTCGGTCATTGCGTCTCCGTAGGCGGTCGGCGATTGAAAAGGTCGCCTACTCGCTGGCCGACTTAGCTATCTGCCTCGCCCTGCTCTACGGCTCCCTACGATCGCCGTTTCGCCCCGAGGCGGAGTGAGGGACGAACTCCGCCTCGCCCTGCTCCACGGGTCGTTTCACTCCCCGTTCCGCTTCGAGGCAGATAGCTTGGCTCCGCTCAGCTATCTGCCTCGCCCTGCTCTGCGGGTCGCTCTGCTCCCCGCTTCGCTTCGAAGCCTCGTTTCACTCGGCTTCGCCCTGCTCGCTTCGGCGAACGAACGTCCGATACTTCAGGTCGTCTTCGCGCAGCTCTTCGAGAATGCGCTCTACGAGTACCTCTTCGGGATTGTGGAGACCGCCGACGCGCTCTTCGAGCTCCTCGAAGCTCTCGAAGGGCTGGCGCTTTCGCTCGTCGAGAATCGTGTTCCGCAGTTTCTTCCCGATCCCGGGCAGGAGATTCAACTGGTGGAGTCGCAGCGTGATCGGCTGGGCGTCGTTGTAGAAGTCGACGAAGCGCCGTTCGTCGGCCTCGACGATCTCCTCGACGGCGTAGTCGATCTCGGACTGCGCGCTGCTCGGCAGCTCCTCGTACTCGATTTCGTTCACCCGACCGAACGCCGTGAGGTCGACCCGGTCGCCGATAGAGACGTCGTGGTCGTCGTCGAGAACGAGCTCGTAGAGATAGAACTCATCGATATCGAGAACGAACGCGAGCGGCTCTTTCTGGTGCTGTGGCCGGTCGTCGTCGCTCCGTCCGCGCGGGAGGAGATCGAGGACCGCCGCGACCATCTCGTCACCACCGCTCTCCGTGTTGGTCATGCGCTGCGATACGACGAGAGTACACTTAATGGCCGTGGATGAGCGGACAGAAACGGGAGACTGCCGTACGACCGCCCGTCGTCTCTATCAGGCGTACTGCCTGACGATATCGAGAATCTCGTCGAGTTCGTCGCCCGAGAGTGTGTACCGCTCCTGGGCGAAGACCGCGCGAAGCTCGTCCCGGTCGAGGGGCCGCAGGTTCGCTATCTTGTAGGCGGTCGGCTCGTCGACCTTCTCCAGTTCCCGCAGTTGCGAGACGAACTCGCGGGACTCCTCGGGGTCGAGTAAGGCGAAGCGGTTGACGTGCTCGATGGCCCGCTTGAGCTCGTAGCGCATCTCGCGGTCCTCGTCGGCCGCCCGCTCGACTTCGAGGTCTTCGAGCACCGCTTTGGTCTCGGCGAGGGTGAGGTACTCCTCGTCGAGCTTCGCTTTGAAGATGGTCATCTCAGTTCTCTTGCCGACGCAGGTGTGCGGGCTTGGCGATGACCGTCTTCGTCTTGCCGCCGTCGACGATCTCGACCTTGTAGGCCGTGCCCTGCTCGCCGAGGACGGTGCCGGTCAGGCCGTTGAATCGCGGGTGGAAGCGGCCGTCGGGGACCGAGGGGTCGATCTTCAGGTGGACCTTCTCGTCCTCCTCGAACTGCTCGACGGAGCGCTGGGGCGGGGACGTACCGCGTTCTCGGGCGTCGTTCTTGAGCTTGTCGCGAGTTCCTTCGAGAGGACCGTTTGAACTAGGCATTCTTGCCCATCGCTTGTCCGGTCGCCGTAATAAAACGTGCGTTCTACGTCCGCGAGTGGGGGTCCAGAACTGCGTCGAGAACTGCGTGACCGGTGGAACCGGCGTGGTCGCTTACACGCAGTCGTCACTGGCCGGTCGGAGAACGCGAAAACGGGAGCCAGTCGCTTACAGGCGGCCGACGGTGTCGACGTCGACCGACTCGACGCCGTCGACGTCCGCGAACGCTTCCTCGACGGCGTCGGTCCCACCGGCTTCGTCGGGGATGATGACCGTCGGGAAGAGGGCGACGAGACCGAACGCGACGTCGTCGCGCTCGAAGCCCTTGATCTTCGCTCCCTCGGGAAGCGACCCTTCGAGGCGCTCCTGGAGGTCGTCGAGGTCGACGTCCGGGCTCTCCGGCATGACCTTGATCTTGGCGGCTACCTTCCCCATCGTTATGGCCCCGTGAAGCCGCAGTCAGGACACTTGTAGAGGTTGCTCTGCTTCCGGCAGGTCGAACAGCGGTAGATCTGCTGCCCGCAGTCCGGGCACTTGAACGCCGCGGCGTTGTTGCCGGCGATGTTGATGCCACACGAGACGCACTTCTGCGTCCGCTTCTGCTGGCTCTCGCTCATACCACCCCGTATCCGACCGCGGCTTTTAACGGTTGCCAAACGTCGCCGTCAGCGGGACTCGGTGCCACGGACTCCCGACAGGTCGGCGCGAATCAGCTGCCGGGGAGGATGTCGCCCAGCGCCGCGCCGATGGCCATCGGGACGAAGGCCACGGTACACGTACAGAGCGACTGCCAGACGACGATGGGGTCCGTCGACCATTCGACCAACCCCCACCCGGTCAGGAGTGCCACGGAGACAGCGAACGCGGTAGCCGTGACGACCGCGAGACGGCGCGGGACGATTCCCAGGATGCGATTGGCGACCCGGACGTCCTGAAAGTCCGCGACGTAGAGGATACCGAACACCATCGCTACCGCCGCCGTCAGCGTTCCGAAGAAGTACAGCGGATGCCTCGCGATATGCTGACCCGCATCTATCGTGCCCCCTTCGACGGCCATCGGGATACCGAAGAGGAGCGACCCGAGGACGGCCTCGGCGAAGTCCTCGCGGTCGAAGCCCCAGATGACGCGGCCGAAGACGACGGGATCGCGGTCCTGTGCCGCCGTCGCCGCCCGCATCGCCTCGCGGACCTGCTCGCGCTCGGTCTCGCTGTCGACGATCTCCTCCAGCTCTTCGAGTTCGTCGAACAGTTCGTTGAGTCCGTCGCCGTCGTCAGTTTCGGGCCGGTCGTCGGTCATCCCTCGTCGGAGTCGTCACCGGGGGCGGCGTCGCGCTGACCCAGCTCCGCGGCCGAGGACGGCTCGCCGTTCTTCCAGACGTAGAACCCCTCGCCGGTCGATTTCCCGAGGTGGCCGTCGGCGACTCGCTGACGGAGGAGCGCCGGCGGTTCGAAGCGGTCGTCGAGGGTCGACGCGAGGCGATCGAGCGATTCGAGGACGCCGTCGAGTCCGCGTTCGTCCGCCCGAGCGAGCGGGCCGCGCTCCTCTTCCGTTCGCGTCGCCGCGAGGTCCGCGTCGGGAACGGTAGCGACGCCGGATTCGACGACGCGTATCGCCTCGACCAGTTCGGCGAGTTCGAGGCGCGCCGCGGCGAATCCCGGCGCGTCTCGGACGGCCAGCGGGACGCCGCCCAGTTCCTCGACGAACTCGCGAACACGTTCGCGCGTGGCGTCGGTCGTCTGGTCGGCGAGAATCACTTCGACGAGTCCGGACTCCGCCGGCTCGACGAAGTGGAGACCCGCGGCGCGCCCGGGTCGCTCTAGTCCGGTGGCGACGGCGGTGACCGATTCCTCCGTCTCGCTGACGAGGATCGTCTCGTCGGCTACGAACTGTTCGACCTCGGTGAGCAGTTCGCGGCGTTCGTCTACGTCACCGGCCGTCGTATCGAGGACGAGGTCGACGCCTGAGACCGCGCTCTGCAGCCCCGTCGTCCCGTCGACGTGGTCGCTGATCTCGCGTTCCGGAAGCCGCTGTCCGACAGCGTCGATGCTGTCCATGACGGCGTGGGCGTCCGAGTCGTACAAGCGTACCTCGTGTCCCGCGCGCAGGCACCTGCGGGTGGCGTTGCGCCCGCGCGGGCCAGCCCCCAGTACGGCCACATTCATGCCACTACCACCGGCCGCCCCCCGGTTAAACCTTTACGCACCGCCGATGTGCCCCCGATTCGACACCAGTAGCAGGCACTTACCCGGGGTAATGCACTGCCTTAGCCAAAACATTTATACGTGATAGGCCGTTCTCCGTAAAAGAACACATGGAAAGGCCGACGCGCCAGCGGGAAACGGACCAGCAGGAGCGTGAGCAGGAGTCCGAGGACACAGGTCAGCAGACCTGTCCGGAGTGTGAGTCGGAATCCATCACCAGCGACGGCGGTGGTGAACTCGTCTGTGAGGACTGCGGCCTCGTCATCGAGGACGAGAACATCGACCGCGGGCCGGAGTGGCGCGCGTTCAATCACTCCGAGCGCCAATCGAAGTCACGCGTCGGCGCGCCGACGACCCAGACGATGCACGACAAGGGGCTGACCACCCAGATCGACTGGAAGGACAAGGACGCCTACGGTCGGTCGCTCTCCTCGGAGAAGCGCTCCCAGATGCACCGCCTGCGAAAGTGGCAAGAGCGCATCCGGACGAAAGACGCCGGCGAGCGCAACCTCCAGTTCGCGCTCTCGGAGATCGACCGCATGGCCTCGGCGCTGGGTGTCCCGCGCTCGGTGCGAGAGGTCGCCTCGGTCATCTACCGACGCGCGCTCAACGAGGACCTCATCCGCGGCCGCTCCATCGAGGGCGTGGCGACGGCCTGCCTGTACGCCGCCTGCCGACAGGAGGGCATCCCGCGGAGCCTCGAAGAGGTCTCGGACGTCTCCCGAGTCGAGCAGAAGGAGATCGGGCGAACGTATCGCTACGTCGCCCAGGAGCTCGAACTCAAGATGGAGCCGGTAGACCCCAAGCAGTACGTCCCCCGGTTCGCCTCGGAGCTCGAACTCTCCGAGGAGGTCCAGTCGAAGGCCAACGAGATCATCGACACGACGGCCGAGCAGGGCCTGCTCTCGGGGAAGTCCCCCACGGGCTACGCCGCCGCGGCCATCTACGCCGCGTCCCTGCTCTGCAACGAGAAGAAGACCCAGCGCGAGGTCGCGGACGTCGCGCAGGTGACGGAAGTCACCATCCGGAACCGGTATCAAGAGCAGATCGAAGCGATGGGCATCCACTGACGGCCACGTCGCTGCTTCCGTTTCCGACTCCGTTCTTTTGTGCGGTCCGCACTCGACGGTGAGCGGCCGGCAGGTCCGCCTCGGGTCGGAGCCTCGAAAAATAGGGGAAAGTGTTCGCTATGCGGTGAATAACTGGACAGTGTACGCTCGGTACGGACTCCGCTCCGTCGATCGCCCGCATTCTTTTTATCCGTACCCCGTGACCCGCCGGACATGCGCGCTGTCAGATTTCACGAATACGGCGGACCGGACGTCCTCACGGTCGACGAGATCCAGCGGCCGGAACCGGGGGCGGACGAGGTACTGGTCGACGTCGAGGCCGCGGCGGTCAACCCCGTCGACACCTACTTCCGCGAGGGCGGCTACGAACCGGGCGACCTCCCGTGGATTCCGGGGTCGGACTGCGCTGGCACGGTCGCCGCGATCGGCGAGTCGGTCTCGGAGTACGCCGAGGGCGACCGCGTCTTCGCCACCGGCCTCGGCAACTGGCTCCAGGGGACCTGTGCCGAGTACGCCGTTGTCCCCGAATCCCACCTGGCTCGCCTGCCCGAGAGCGTCGACTTCGAGACCGGGGCGGCGATCGCCCTGGTCGGCGTCACGGCGTGGGAGTCGCTGGTCGCCGCCTGCTCGCTGAAACCCGCCGAGCGCGCCCTGATTCACGGGGGAAGCGGCGGCGTCGGTCACGTCGCCGTCCAGCTCGCCGCCGCGAGCGGCGCGCGGGTCACCACGACGGCCTCGCCGACGTATCACGACCGGCTCCGCGAACTGGGTGCCGACGACGTGTTGGACTACTCCCGGGACGACCTCGCGGACGCCGTCGTCGCGGCCGGTCGCCCGGACGTGATCCTGGACCACCGCCTCGACGACTACCTCTCGTTCGACGCCGAGGTGGCCGCACAGGGCGGGCGGGTCGCCGCCATCGGCAACGGCGACGCGGCGGCCACGTTCGAGAGCGTCCCGAACTGCCGGTCGAAGTCGCTGTCGGTCCACCACGTCCTGATGTTCAACGCGCCCGACTTCGGCGGGGTGCTCGCGTCGCTGGCGACGCTCCTCGAAGACGACCACCTCACCGCCGAAGTCGCGCAGACGTACAATCTCGCCGAGGTTGCCGACGCACACCGGGACGTGCTCGAAGAGAGCTTCCTCGGCAAACTCGTCGTCACCCCCTGAGTCCGCCGGCGGACTGGGCTGAGCTTTATCGGGCCGTCGCCCCTCTCACCGCGCATGTCCGTCACCTTCGATATGGACGGCGAGGTCGCACTGGTCACCGGTGTCGGCGGCGCACTGGGCAGTTCCGTGGCGAACGCCTTCCTCGAAGCGGGGGCGACCGTCTGCGGGGCCGACGTGGTCGAGCCGGGCAGCGAGGACTTCCAGCTGTCGGACCCCGACCGCATCGACTTCCACGGCGGCGACTTCACCGAGGAGGAGGACGTCGCGGAGGTAGTCGAGGCCGTCGTCGACGAACACGGCCGACTGGACTACCTCCTCAACATCGCGGGGACGTGGCGCGGCGGCGACCCGATAGCGGAGACGGGCGTCGATACGTTCGACTTCCTCTTCGACGTCAACCTGAAGACGATGTTCCTCGCCTCGAAACACGCCCTGCCCCACTTACAGGACAGCGAGGGGGCTATCGTCTCCGTCTCCGCCCGGTCGTCGCTCGAAGGCGGCGAGGGCGACGGTATCTACCGCGCGACGAAGGCCGGCGTCCGCCTGCTGACCGAGACCATCGCCGAGGAGAACCTGGGCACCGTCCGAGCCAACAGCGTCATGCCGAGCGTCATCGACACGCCGATGAACCGGGAGATGATGCCTGACGCCGACTTCGGGGAGTGGGTCGACCCCGCGGATATCGCCGCGGTGATGCTGTTCCTCTGTTCGGACGCCGCGGCGGTCACCAGCGGCGCGGCGGTGCCGGTCTACGGCGAGGCCTGAGACACCGGAAAAGGCGGGGCCGAGGGGAGACCCCCCGGAGAGAAGGGGGCACATGACTGACTGTCCACACTGTGGATAGACGGAACACCATGACGATGGGTCGCTGACTGGTTCGTGGTCGGCGGCCGAGTGTGGACGGGCGGACCTGCGTCGTCGTCTCATTAGTACGTTGATAATATCGCTATATAGCGCTCTATCACCGACCGGTGCCGCGGTCGGCGTCGACCACGACGCGATATCTCGCCGGAATCACAGCCGTTAACCGGGAAAGTGGTACATACGTTGCACTATGTCAGAACGAGAGACGTGGACGACGCGTGTCGGATTCCTCCTCGCGGCCATCGGGAGCGCAGTCGGTCTCGGGAACCTCTGGCAGTTCCCGTTCAAGACCGCCACCAACGGCGGCGCGGCGTTCGTCGCGTTCTACCTCGTCGCCGTCCTCGTCGTCGGATTCCCGGCGATGCTGGCGGAGTTCGTCCTCGGCAGGCGGACGAACGTCAACGCCGTCGACGCCTTCGAGGAGATGGGCCACCGCAACTGGCGTCTCGTCGGCGGCTTCGCCGTCTTCACCGGGTTCTGGATCCTCTCGTACTACAACGTCGTCGGCGGGTGGGTCCTCCGGTACATCCTCGGGAGCGTCCGCGGCGCGTACTTCGGCGACCCCGCCGGCTACTTCGGGGCCGTCTCCTCGGGTCCCGAGGCGGTGCTGGCACAGGCGATCTTCCTCGGCATCGTCGTCGGCATCGTCGCCTTCGGCATCGAGGACGGCATCGAGAAGGCGACGAAGGTGATGGTCCCGAGCATCGTCGTCCTCATGATCGCGCTGGCGGCGTGGGTGGCGACGCTTCCGGGCGCCGGCGAGGGCTACGCCTTCTTCCTCTCGCCGGACCTCGGGACGATGGTGGCGAACGCCGGGTCCATCATCCCCTTCGCCGTCGGACAGGCCTTCTTCACGCTCTCGCTGGGGATGGCCATCATGATAACGTACTCCTCGTACGTCGGCGAGGACGACAACCTGATCTTCGACGGCGGCGTCATCGTCGTCTCGAACACGCTCGTCGGTATCCTCGCCGGTATCGTGGTCTTCCCCATTCTGCTCACCATCGGCGCGGAGATCACCACCCAGACCGGCGGCGCGGGCGCGCTGTTCGTCGCGACGGCCGCCGGGTTCGGCACGCTCCCGTACAGCCGCGTCTTCGGCGTCGTCTTCTTCGGCGTCGTCCTCATCGCGGCGCTGTCCTCGGCCATCAGTCTGCTGGAGGTGACCGTCGCCTACGCGAACGACAACTACGGCGTTCCGCGACCGTACCTCGCCGGGGCCGCCGGCCTCGGCCTGTTCGTGCTCGGGCTGCCCTCCGCGTGGGACACGGCGTGGCTGACGTGGTTCGACAACTTCGCCTACCAGCTGTTCCTCCCCCTCTCGGGACTGCTATTGACCGTGTTCGTCGGCTGGATCGTCGGCCGCGACGCCGTCGACGAACTCCGGCGCGGCGCGGACGGCCTCGGCTCGTTCAGCGACGTCTGGCTCTGGACGCTCCGACTCGTCGTGCTCGTCGCGCTCCTCGGGACGCTCGCCCTCGGCGTCCAGACGATGTTCCTCGGTTCCGACGCCGCGTTCTTCGCACCGTTCTGACGTGTCTGGCCCGCTCTCGACACGCTTTTCGGTGTCGACGCGGACGCTGAGACGATGAGTAGAGCTACGTGGCGCACGCGAGTCGGGTTCGTCCTCGCCGCCGTCGGGAGCGCGGTCGGGCTGGGCAACATCTGGCGGTTCCCGTGGCTGACCGCCCAGAACGGCGGCGCGGCCTTCTTGCTGTTGTACGTCCTCGTTATCGTCCTCGTCGGCGTCCCCGGACTGCTGGGCGAGATGGTCATCGGGCGGCGGAGTCGCCGCAACCCGGTCGGCGCGTTCGGCGAACTGGGCGGAAGACGCTGGCGAGTCCTCGGCGGCGTCGCGTTGCTCGCGTCCGTCGTCGTCCTCTCCTTCTACTCGGTCGTCGGCGGGTGGATCCTCCGCTATACGCTCGCCAGCGCCACCGGCGCGTACTTCGGGGACCCGCAGGGGTACTTCGCGGCCATCGACTACGGCGTCGGCGCGGCGGGCTTTCACGCGCTGTTCCTCCTGGCGACGGTCGGTGTCGTCTACGCCGGCGTCGACCGCGGCATCGAGGCGGCGACGAAAGTGATGGTCCCCGGTATCGTCCTCCTGTTCGGCGGCCTCGCGGCGTGGGCCGCGACGCTGCCGGGGAGCGCCGGCGGCTACGAGTTCTTCCTCTCGCTGGACGTGGGGTACCTCCGGGCGAACTTCTTCGACGTCCTCGTTGCCGCGGCTGGACAGGCCCTGTTCACGCTCTCGGTCGGCGCGGGGGCGATGTTGACCTACGCCTCCTACGTCGGCGAGGACCGCTCGCTGGCCGCCGACGGGACGCTCATCGCCGGACTGAACACCGGCATCGGCGTCCTCGCCGGACTGGTCATCTTCCCGCTGTTGTTCTCGCTGGGCGTCTCGCCGGGCGAGGGCGGCCCGGGCGCGCTGTTCGTCAGTCTGGCCGGAGCGTTCGCGGACCTGCCCTACAGCCGCGTCGTCGGGATCGTCTTCTTCGGCGTCGTCCTGCTGGCGGCGCTGTCCTCGGCCATCAGCATCTTCGAGGTGCTCGTCGCCTATCTCGTCGACGAACACGGCCTCGACCGGTCGAGCGCCACGGTCGGCGTCGGTGGCCTCTTCCTCCTCACCG encodes the following:
- a CDS encoding methionine synthase, with the protein product MTGPREQFRPENHPNDHFLLTTVVGSYPKPKWHDRAREMFEDGDADFGEDEWEESKDDASRLITHEHERSGLDVICDGEMRRNEMVEYFAHRIDGYEFNGRVKVWGHNYFDKPSVADEVEYGEQWLVEEFEFTDEVAERPVKVPITGPYTLANWSFNEVYDSEEELAYELADLVNEEIEALVEAGARYIQIDEPALATTPDDHAIVGECLERIVDDVPEDVRLGLHVCYGDYSRIYPEILEYPVHEYDLELANGDYEQLDVFKEHEFTKDFAMGVLDAHTAEVESVEEIKENIKKGLEVVPPERLTVSPDCGVKLLPREVAYGKMENMVQAAREIEEELDAGEIDVVASGGAEASADD
- a CDS encoding 5-methyltetrahydropteroyltriglutamate--homocysteine methyltransferase; its protein translation is MTEIVATTPGLFPLPDWAKDELSDLKGHQKTDLISGDEGGEITQAYDRAREEVVSLQQEAGLDRVVEGQLRWDDMLAHPLAVHDSVETRGIVRYYDNNNFYREPVVQGDLSADGDVAADLNAAAELVDDGLQAVLPGPYSLADLATDEHYGDDAAFLDAIADFLAGEAEQFPDVETLFLLEPSLVENAPEDGEDERASEAIDTVADAVDADVVAHTYWGAIEEKVYAHLMDADVEAIGFDLIANHDQNVYNVQEYGTKDDVALGVVDGQNTLVEAPETIRDRIDWFEQQTNTVYDTVYATANTELFYLPVNKFADKLQSLANATTLEVEA
- a CDS encoding HemK2/MTQ2 family protein methyltransferase, with protein sequence MREGERTSDADDTGGPDDVTHTGGRPALADRRDVESVYQPAEDSDLLARAASERVGAGDRVLDVGTGSGYVAATMAEAGAESVGADVNPLACRQARENGVRVVRGDLLEPFRDGVFDLVTFNPPYLPTPEEEEWDDWMEHALSGGEDGRRLVDPFLASVGRVLAPDGAALLLVSSLTDPDAVREYGRERGLASERVASEKHPYEELVVLRFTRQ
- a CDS encoding 16S ribosomal RNA methyltransferase A, with the protein product MTDTQTGRRNPDALVRRAGKRADTRQDQHFLVDDRVLDRIPEYAVEADVDLSHVLEIGGGPGALTDRLLGHAEEVTVVERDPDFAAHLREEFAAERAADRLTVREGDALDVSLPEFTASISNLPYGASSEIAFRLLPRKRPLVLMFQREFAERMAAEPGTDDYGRLSVTAGHYADVDVVETVPKEAFDPQPRVTSALVRTTPREPAYTVPDDAFFMDFLKGVFTQRRKTMRNAVRNTAHISGLGDPDAVVEAADEDLMSARAGNLAPADFADLATLAYEVGEPEA
- a CDS encoding DUF655 domain-containing protein — encoded protein: MTNTESGGDEMVAAVLDLLPRGRSDDDRPQHQKEPLAFVLDIDEFYLYELVLDDDHDVSIGDRVDLTAFGRVNEIEYEELPSSAQSEIDYAVEEIVEADERRFVDFYNDAQPITLRLHQLNLLPGIGKKLRNTILDERKRQPFESFEELEERVGGLHNPEEVLVERILEELREDDLKYRTFVRRSEQGEAE
- a CDS encoding RNA polymerase Rpb4 family protein — its product is MTIFKAKLDEEYLTLAETKAVLEDLEVERAADEDREMRYELKRAIEHVNRFALLDPEESREFVSQLRELEKVDEPTAYKIANLRPLDRDELRAVFAQERYTLSGDELDEILDIVRQYA
- a CDS encoding 50S ribosomal protein L21e; this encodes MPSSNGPLEGTRDKLKNDARERGTSPPQRSVEQFEEDEKVHLKIDPSVPDGRFHPRFNGLTGTVLGEQGTAYKVEIVDGGKTKTVIAKPAHLRRQEN
- a CDS encoding elongation factor 1-beta; the encoded protein is MGKVAAKIKVMPESPDVDLDDLQERLEGSLPEGAKIKGFERDDVAFGLVALFPTVIIPDEAGGTDAVEEAFADVDGVESVDVDTVGRL
- a CDS encoding HVO_2753 family zinc finger protein; the protein is MSESQQKRTQKCVSCGINIAGNNAAAFKCPDCGQQIYRCSTCRKQSNLYKCPDCGFTGP
- a CDS encoding DUF2391 domain-containing protein, with amino-acid sequence MTDDRPETDDGDGLNELFDELEELEEIVDSETEREQVREAMRAATAAQDRDPVVFGRVIWGFDREDFAEAVLGSLLFGIPMAVEGGTIDAGQHIARHPLYFFGTLTAAVAMVFGILYVADFQDVRVANRILGIVPRRLAVVTATAFAVSVALLTGWGLVEWSTDPIVVWQSLCTCTVAFVPMAIGAALGDILPGS